The sequence GAAACGGTCATTTAAAGGTAAACAAAACCAACCCCACCAGCGACAATGATGTAATTTAGTTCAATATGTTTGTGCCTGATAAATGGTTCCTATAATCTTCACATTTAGAGTGGAAGTCCAGAGTACTTGATATGACAGCTTGTAAGATTTAGGCAAGTTGTAGGATTCAAGTGGTGAACACAGACGTTCAAAAAACTCTGAGAACAGAGAAGACAGAAATACAAGATTACTGTTGTGAGGTCAGGAGAAGCAGGGACTGTAGGCAGACTGCTGACGTGTCGGTAGGTAGGATCCGGCGCagactgtgggccgaagggactgtttctgcTCTTTACCTTTTTCTGTCCAATGTAGGAGTGAGACGATCAGCAGGCTCCAACGTTTCCTCCCTCGGAGGATACATTTCCCTCAATGGTGATAAAACTAAACATATTTTTGACTCGTGGCAAAGTTtggaacaaatcacgcaaacgtgCTTTAGTTATTGGTGATCGGGAGTAAGAgatgaggttacagagggaaGTATTGTGATTACAACTGGTGAAGAATCAGAGCGGAATTGCCGTTTCACTCTCAGTTGATCTCCTCAACCGATGGCCAAAAGTCACACCGACACATCATGGGGTGGAGAGTTGGGTCAGATGGTGTTTGAAACAAAAGCCCTTTGCTGGAAGAATGCCTCTCGCAGTTTAGTACCATCACAGTTTCATTGTTTGCAGTTTCACAATGAATTCCAAAATTACTCACAAACAGTCTCCGCGGGGATTGCACTTGTCTGACGTAATCGGATTGTAAATAATTAACATATCTTTATTTTTACAACTtttgaaatctgtccctgtggactCACCAAATGGTATTAAAACCCCAGGCATGTGCCGCCTGaacatttcattccgagagatcgcctgGAGCACAAGGGGGCAAATCACTGGACAGAGAAGATGTCTTCAATGTTGGATAGGTACTTGAGTGCGGATAAAATGTTGAGAgtgttcattgccgtcattggagcTCCTGGTGAGTGAGCGGAGCGATTCCTGATTTGTATTTCTGTGAGTTAACAGATGTGAACCTGATAATGATCATGTTCCAATCCTCGAACTTGATCATCATTGCACAAATATCCGCCAGTGATATCGATCCTGTAAATTcaatattctgatttttttttcatatttaaacGAAACTAAAAACTCAGCTTCTCCCCAGCTCACGGGATCGACTCGAACTTTGTACTTACCTTTGATGGAACATTACCCAGAGCGGTGCCAGTGCTGGGGATGGGCAGCTGTCCGGGATGTGTGACTGGGAGAGATTTACATTGAGGTATTGTCTGTTTCTGAGATGTTGATCAGAGTGAATACATGGTCCTTGTTCAGAGTTGTCCCAGTGCTGGGGACGGTTAGCTGTCCGGGATGTTTGACTGGGAGAGATTTACACTGAGATGTTGCCTGCTTCTGTTGTTGATCAGAGTGAATACATGGTCCTTTAATGCCACCTTTTCCGGAGTTGTCCCAGTGCTGGGGACGGACAGCTTTCTGGGAAGGTGTAACTTGGAGGGTTTTAATGGGATCTTGTCCAGACCTGTCGCAAAGAATTAGGCAGACGGTTCTCAAGGAAGGGATATGTGCGAGTAATTCATTGGGACTTTGCATTGAGTTGTGTCAGTGCTGCCGAAAGGCAGCTCTGCAGGAAAGAGTTTTAGTGGGACCGTCTCCAGAGTTGTCCCGGTGTATTGAACAGGCAGCCCTCCGGAAAGGGGTATCTGGGAGGTATTTAGTGGGGCTTTGTGCAGTGTTGAGGACAGGCAGATCTACGGAAGGGGTGAGTAGCAGGACTTCAGTGGCACCGTCTCCAGAGTTGTACCAGTCCTGGAGAGGGGCAGCACTCCGGAAAGGGGTATCTGAAAGGTATTTAGTGGGGCTTTGCGCAGTGTTGAGGACAGGCAGATCTACGGAAGGGGTGAGTAGCAGGACTTCAGTGGCACCGTCTCCAGAGTTGTACCAGTCCTGGAGAGGGGCAGCCCGCCGGAAAGGGGTATCTGGGAGGTATTTAGTGGGGCTTTGCGCAGTGTTGAGGACCGGCAGCTCTGCGGAAGGGGTGAGTAGCAGGACTTCAGTGGCACCGTCTCCAGAGTTGTACCACTCCTGGAGAGGGGCAGCTCTCCGTGACGGTGTGACTGGAAGAAGTCTACATTCTGAAGTTCACTGTTTCTGTGTTATTGATCAGAGTGAATCCCTGGTCCTGTGGTTCGCGTCTCCCTGTGAAGTCTGTCACAGTCAGATCTTACAGCTTGTTAGTTAAAATTTGGATCTGCTCACCCGAACCAGTGTCCACGGAGCTACTAATGTGTGTTATCGAATTGAACTGCGCTGTGCATTTAATACAGTAATGGAGCCAGTCAGCACCTGGTTACTAAGTTGTTCCTGCTGTCGCTCTGACCCCGGTCTGAAACCGTTTGAGTGtttgttcaattccatgattgcaGCGATTGTAGAattccttcagcgttttgtgtgtttgcTTCGCTGTTCGGCCCCGTCCGATTATGTTTCCAGAGGCCTGCTCAGTCACAGTTAAATCAGTGCAACGGACCCCATCAGGGACTGGAATCGGGATTAGCATTGATCGTTGTTGGTCCTGGTGATTTCCCACAAATCGTCTCATCTCCACACTGAGGAAggcaggtcagagacagtgtgacccgTGTTTAGTGTTGGGTGCGCAGTCGTTCAACGCCTGACCGTTGGCTGAAACGTGAACCCGTGTCCATTCCCGGCGGATGTCTTTAATAACGCACGGTGTCTGttcgtttctctctctccctgcagtgaatttagtggcgattgcgatcctgtcccggggaaagtgcggcctctccacctgcaccactcgctacctggtggccatggcagcgggggatctGCTCACCGTAGTCATCGAGGTCTTTTTATATCGAATCATATATAAATACTTACCGTGGACTTTTCTCAGCATTACACCTGTGTGCAGGGTTATGGAGGTATTGAGGTTCATTGCCAcatactgttctgtctggttcaccgtcgctttcactGTTGATCGCTTTGTAGCgatttgctgtcagaagctgaaaacaaaatattgcaccgggaaaactgcggctgtgattCTAACAACAACTTCCGTACTGTGCTGTCTGAAAAACATTACCCGCTATTTCTTATGGGAACCCAGAGAGAtaatcgacaatgtaccgtggttctgtaaaATCATGGACTATATCTCCAGTGACCCGTGGTGGAGAGTAGATGgttggctcgatacggttttaaccccgttcatccctttcgctgtgattctgctgctcaacgctctgacagtcaggcacattttagcggccagtcgcgtccgtaaggggctgaggggtcagagaaaCCAGGAGAATCgtagtgacccggagatggagagccggaggaggtctgtggttttactcttcaccctctccggcagcttcatcctcctgtggatgacgaacGTTGTAAATTTCATGTATTATGAGATCAAAGGAATAGGATTCAggtatttcaatgattctgaatggatcttccaCCGCGTCGGAGttttgctgaggaatttcagctgctgcacgaacacatttatttacgcggtgactcagtcgaaattcagggagcaggtgatcagcgcggtgaaatatccggtcgcctcggtgcttcagttcatGAATAAAGCCGCGCACTGAGCACAATACAGAGGTGGCCGCGGTGTCTTCAGTCCGGGCTCCAGCTCCTCACATTCACTGCCTGATTCCACAGGTGTTACTCCCGGGCGTAACGTCCCATCGACTGGCAGCAACTAAATGGTAACGATTGAAAATAACAGGGATTTAGCTTACCTGGACAGTGACAGGCCAAGTTCCGGCTGACTACTGGGATCTATAATACAGCCCCAGTGGAATGACCAGTCTTGTTTCTGTACTACCTACAGTGACGTGTGGCTGGTGTTGGTGTaagggaggaaactcacatgcaTTTCCGTAGCTTTACAGTCAGTACGCAGTGCATTGTGGGGCTGTAGTTTACAGCCACTGAAGGCATGTAGGAATTTATGAATAACACGTATCTGAGTCACTTTATGTATTTAACAAAACCCTCATCCACTTCCTTCCATTACAAGCAAATCAAAAGCAGTCGCCTTCCGCTCCCGTTAATACGTCAAGAACAGCATTTTAAAGCAAACACAGTTCAATGACGGTGCCTGTGAATTATGTCGAACAGTATCACTTATGAACAATTTCTGTTATTTGTCTCCCTTTACATCGCACCGTGCCTGTGGGGCCTGTAGTGGCAGAGGGGAGAATCAGTGTTAATCACCCTCAGTTTAGGGATCTGTGCACAGTCATCATCTGCTTTCCTTCTGTCTcgagtcctccagtcctggcaacagaAGTCGTGAGTTCTTACCGCGCCATTATGGGTTAATCAGGAGCTTCCGGTGGGGGCCATCAAACATGCTGAGTGGTACAACACGGGCACAGGCCGTATTTCACTGCGTTGTTCTGAATCTTTAAACTGGTAATTACATGCCTACtaaaccaatcccatttgtccagGAAAGGTACACATCACTCTGTTCTCCACATGTTCACGTGGTATGTAATAGTCTCTATCACATCGGCGTCAGTGACCTTTTTTTGCATTCATTCCAGACACTCATCACTACTGGTACGAAAAAAAATCTACTTGCAACGCAGCTCTCCTTTAAACGTTCTGATTCATATTAACGTTACTTGTTAGACAAGTTGTTCTTTTCTAACAGCACCAGTGTAGGGAATAGATACAGAATTacactaaattacaaaataaataaatagtacgaAAGGAGGTCTGGTGATGTTCTCCCCccaaatacagaatgaaacccacactctcacactgtaacagagactgacagatacagaatgaaacccacactctcatactgtaacagagactgacagatacagaatgaaacccacactctcacactgtagcagagactgacaaatacagaatgaaacccacactctcacactgtaacagaaactgacaggtacagaatgaaacccacactctcacactgtaacagagactgacagatgcagaatgaaccccacactctcatactgtaacagagactgagagatacagaatgaagcccacactctcacattgtaacaatgactgacagatacagaatgaaacacacactctcacgctgcagcagagaccgacagatacagaatgaaacccacgctCTCATAGCTTCTGTCAAATACGGAATTAATCCCGCAATCTCactctgtagcagagactgacagaaagaGAATGAAATGCTTACGAAATGTTCAAAAAACCAGGAAATGATATTGAACTAGACTTTAATGCTTGCAGGATCGAGATTAGGAACGAAGTTACGAGAGCCTGAGGTGCCCTGAGAAGGCCTTTAGGAGCAGTATTAAGGAGAAACACAAGGCGGTttaaaagtatgtgaagaacaaaagtatGAAGTGAGAGAATAGTACCAGTCAATTGTGACGGTGGAGAAGTGTGTAGAGAACAGGAGGAGATaacaaaggtacttaatgaatactttgcttcagttttgAGTACGGAAAGAAGAATGATCTTGACAATAGTAgatatgacttgcagtggactgaaaagattAAGTGTGTAGATGATAACGAAAATGATGTGCTTGTTGCAACGAATgaggcgaacccaagtgcagggcaCAGACACGGAGATTTGTTTAGGATGCAGACTTGAACGAAAAACAGAAGGGAGAGCAGGTATGCAGGAGACGTCGGACAGAATTTATCTTAACTTGGAGCATCGAGAAAGAAACAGCGGACAAAACTCTTCTTAGtacggagagacagagttaaaCTTCAGTAAAACGTTAGAACACTTATCTTGGCGCGGAGTGGCTGGGTTTTTCTTTTGTTATGCAGAGTGGAATGTAGAAAGTGGCTGATTCACGCCGAACACCACAGGTTCCACGCTGGTTAAACGAGATAACGGTCACCATAGATCATGCCCGTCGAGTCGCTCCGAATCCACACACGAATTATCACCAaatgtgacctgtcacaggaatatcgtcttccattggctaccacacaacatacccaggcaagggtcaacACACAAGTGGCCCCACGGAATATTCGAACAATTCCACTCTTGTgtattatacgaagtgacagtcacttCTCCGTTGTGCGCTAGGTGCCGATGAACAACCGTCATCTGCATATAGTGAGACTTCATGAGTGCAATTCCCACGAATAATGCCAAATATATTGGGTGAATCACGAAGTGCGATTGCCAAGTTCTCTAGGGCAATAACAAATAGTAAAGGGCTAAAAATGCAACCCTGTCTAGTACCTCGAAAAAGCCTGAAAGGGGGGATTTCTGGTTATTGGTAAATAGAGCAGCCAAACCTGTATGATATATCAACTTTAACTAAGATATAAATATTGgggtaaaattaaatttctcaagtgtattaaataaatattcccattcaagCCTGTCAAAAGCCTTCTCGGCGTTAAGccaaataacacattctggagtaTTAGATGAAGTAGTGTATGCAATGTTCATTAACCTCCTAACGTTAAAATGTGAATAAcgattttaataaatcctgtctgatcctcGGAGGTAATTTGAGACAAGACCTTCTCTAATCTAATTGCTAATATGTTGGAAAATATTTTAGAATCCACATACAACAAAGATATAGGTCTGCATGATGCATATTCAGTGGGATCTTTACTTTTTTTAGGAATTAAGTAattagatgcttcataaaaggattgtggtaaTTCACTTATAAATAAAGCCTCTCTAAAAATTATACGTAACCATGGAGAAAGTAAATCTCAAAAAGTTTTTTAATATTCAGCAGTATACCCGTCCGGGCCAAGTGCTTTACCAGAGTTCATCAAAAACattgctttctttatttcctcttcagtAATGGGTGCATCTAATGCTAAAAGGTCATCGGCTGGTAATTTCGGAATACAAAGTTTCCTTAAAAACTCATTCATTATGGCAGGATCATTgggaaattctgattgatataaattgGTATACAATTATTTAAAACTTTTATTAATTTCATCATAATCAaccatcaacataacatcccgtcTAGGAACGTTGTTAATCTGACGTTTCGCCAAAGCAGCTATCAATTGGTTAGCAAataatttaccagatttatcaccatgTAGCTAAAAAACTACTCgttttaagtaattgattttTAATCAGTGATGTTAACAACAAACTATTTTGCAACTGAAGTTCAATTCTCTCTTTATAAAGCTGCAGATTGGGAGCAACAGAATATATTTtgtttatcaatttctttaattttatcaaccaatacaCGTATTTCACTGTTAATTcgtttttctttttcaatccagCAGAGTGTGAAATATATTTTTCGAATATATATTTTAAAGGTATCCCATAGTGtcccactggaaatttcttccgttgagttagttgaaaagaaaaGCGAAGTCTGTTCTTTAATgaaattaacaaaatttaaatcCTGAAACAAAATAGAGTT is a genomic window of Hypanus sabinus isolate sHypSab1 unplaced genomic scaffold, sHypSab1.hap1 scaffold_326, whole genome shotgun sequence containing:
- the LOC132388454 gene encoding probable G-protein coupled receptor 139, which encodes MSSMLDRYLSADKMLRVFIAVIGAPVNLVAIAILSRGKCGLSTCTTRYLVAMAAGDLLTVVIEVFLYRIIYKYLPWTFLSITPVCRVMEVLRFIATYCSVWFTVAFTVDRFVAICCQKLKTKYCTGKTAAVILTTTSVLCCLKNITRYFLWEPREIIDNVPWFCKIMDYISSDPWWRASQETAPSPSLAVSNSAPRNPPFSKLVRLGFTHSVPPIREIRISLPPKPGFV